The following nucleotide sequence is from Actinomycetota bacterium.
GCTCGCGCTGTGCACGCTCGCGTGCGCGGTCGAGCGCCCCCGCGTCGCGGTGCGCACGCTACGTGCGGGAGGCGCCGCGCCGCCAGCCCTTCTCTCGTCGCCGCACGTCGCATCGGCGCCGGTCGCTGCGGGCTCGACCGAGGCGGCCCTCGATGCCGCTTCGCGCGAACTGCGAGCCGCACGCCTGCGCGTCCGGCGCACCGTGGATGGGCTCGCAGCCTCGGCGAACGCGTGGGGTGCGCTCGGCAGCCCGGTGTTCCACTGGGCGCTCGTGCTGCTGTTCGTCGCCGTGGCGGGCGGCCGGCTCACCCGGGCGGAGGGCGCGATCGACCTGCCGCTCGGCCGGTTCGTCACCGATGAGTCGTCGTCCTACCTGCCCGGCGCCGTGGAGGGTCCGCTCTACCGCGGGCACAGCGGGCTCGCGTTCTCGGCGAGCGGCTTCTCCGGTGAGACGGTCGTCGACGGGCTCGATCGCGGCCCGTCCGCCGTGGTCGGCGTCTACCGCGGCGGCGAGTTGCTCGCCGAGCAGCGTGTCTATCCGAACTCGCCTTTGCGCTACCGCGGGCTGCTCGTGCACCGCGCGAGCGACTGGGGCTGGGCGCCCAAGCTCGCCGTCGAGACCACCTCGGGCGAGGTGCTCGCCTCCGTGTCGGCGCTCATCGACTCGACGCTCGAGGAGTCCGCGGCCGTCGGCCCCGGGGAGGTCGAGTTCACCGCGCCGGGGCGCGCGCCGGCGGTGATCGCGGTGCGCATCCCGTATGCGAGCAGGGAGGGCAGCCGCGGCGTGCTCGCGCGCGCGGTCACACTCACGGTCCAGCGTGCGGGGGAGGCGTCCCGCGCTCCCGTGACCATCGCCGAGGGCGAGGCGGCGCCGCTGTTCGACGGGCTGCACCTGCGCTTCGCGGAGCGGGGATCGTGGATCCGGATCACCGTCGCCGACGATCGTTCGATACCGTTCATCTACGGGCTGTTCGGGCTGGCGTGTGTCGGGCTCCTGACTGCCGTGCTGTTCCCGCCGCGCCGCGCGTGGGTGGCCGCCATCTCGGACGGCGACGCGATGGTCCGCTTGCATGCCGTCGTGCGCCACGCGCGCTCCGACCCGGGCTTCCGCGACCGCGTCGCCGGGGCGATCGAAGCCGCGGCCGCCGCGTACGCGACTCCCGACCCCGGCAGCGAGGGCTGACCATGCAGGCTGAGATCGTCACCATGTGGGTCGCGGTCACCCTGTACGCGCTCGCGGCCGTCGGGTTCGCGAGCGGCTTCGTGTTCCGCTTCGAGAACGCTCTGACGGTCGGTCTCGGGCTCAGCGCCGCCGGGCTCGCGGTCCACGCGGCCGGCATCGCCGTGCGCTGGGTCCGTGTCGGCCACGGGCCGTACCTCGGCTTCTACGAAGTCGTCTCATCGTATGCCTTCTTCGCCGTCGCGATCTTCCTCGCGCTCGCGGTGCGGCGTCGCGGGCTGAGGGTGCTGGGCGTCGCGGTCATGCCCGTCGTGTTCCTGTTCATCGGTGGCGCGATGCTGGCGCCCAAGGCCGATCAGGCGATCACCCCGACGCTCGCCAGCTGGTGGCTGAACATCCACGTCCTGTTCGCGAAGCTCACATACTCGTCGTTCATCGTCGCGTTCGCGCTCGGCGTGCTCTTCCTGCTCCGCGCGAAGGGCGGACTCGGGAGGTTCGCCGCGCTGGAGGCGAAGCTGCCGTCGCAAGCGGTCGTGGATGACCTGACGTTCAAGTTCGCGACGGTGGGCTTCATCTTCCTCGGCATCATGATCGCGGCAGGCGCGATCTGGGCGAACGAGGCGTGGGGCCGCTACTGGG
It contains:
- a CDS encoding cytochrome c biogenesis protein ResB produces the protein LALCTLACAVERPRVAVRTLRAGGAAPPALLSSPHVASAPVAAGSTEAALDAASRELRAARLRVRRTVDGLAASANAWGALGSPVFHWALVLLFVAVAGGRLTRAEGAIDLPLGRFVTDESSSYLPGAVEGPLYRGHSGLAFSASGFSGETVVDGLDRGPSAVVGVYRGGELLAEQRVYPNSPLRYRGLLVHRASDWGWAPKLAVETTSGEVLASVSALIDSTLEESAAVGPGEVEFTAPGRAPAVIAVRIPYASREGSRGVLARAVTLTVQRAGEASRAPVTIAEGEAAPLFDGLHLRFAERGSWIRITVADDRSIPFIYGLFGLACVGLLTAVLFPPRRAWVAAISDGDAMVRLHAVVRHARSDPGFRDRVAGAIEAAAAAYATPDPGSEG
- a CDS encoding cytochrome C biogenesis protein, giving the protein MQAEIVTMWVAVTLYALAAVGFASGFVFRFENALTVGLGLSAAGLAVHAAGIAVRWVRVGHGPYLGFYEVVSSYAFFAVAIFLALAVRRRGLRVLGVAVMPVVFLFIGGAMLAPKADQAITPTLASWWLNIHVLFAKLTYSSFIVAFALGVLFLLRAKGGLGRFAALEAKLPSQAVVDDLTFKFATVGFIFLGIMIAAGAIWANEAWGRYWDWDPIETWSLIAWLVYAVVLHLRLTMGWRGERFAWAVAAALPIVLFAMLGVPIVYDSIHGAYLKGV